One segment of Dolichospermum sp. DET69 DNA contains the following:
- a CDS encoding Coenzyme F420 hydrogenase/dehydrogenase, beta subunit C-terminal domain has translation MTSIDSSKHKKAKALKPGSVRPAKELCSECGLCDTYYIHYVKEACAFITQRIDELETTTHNRPRNLEDENEVYFGVHQEMMSARKTEPIEGAQWTGIVSSIAIEMLNRGLVEGVVCVQNSKEDRFQPMPIIARTPEEILAAKVNKPTLSPNLSVLEQIEQSGMKRLLVIGVGCQIQALRAVEKKLGLEKLYVLGTPCVDNVTRAGLQKFLETTSRSPQTVVSYEFMQDFRVHFKHEDGSEETVPFFGLKTNVLKDIFAPSCMSCFDYVNSLADIVVGYMGAPYKWQWIVVRNDTGKEMLDLVKDQIETQPVMSQGNRKPAVQQSIPAYDQAVTLPMWAAKLMGVVIDKIGPKGLEYARFSIDSHFARNYLYVKRNHPEKLAAHVPEFAKQIVAQYKLPD, from the coding sequence ATGACCTCCATAGACTCCAGCAAACACAAAAAAGCCAAAGCCCTCAAACCCGGAAGCGTGCGCCCCGCCAAAGAACTCTGTAGCGAATGCGGACTATGCGACACCTACTACATCCACTACGTCAAAGAAGCCTGCGCCTTCATTACCCAAAGAATAGACGAACTAGAAACCACCACCCATAACCGCCCCCGTAACCTCGAAGACGAAAACGAAGTATATTTTGGTGTGCATCAAGAAATGATGTCCGCACGCAAAACAGAACCCATAGAAGGCGCACAATGGACAGGAATAGTCAGCAGCATAGCCATAGAAATGCTGAATCGCGGCTTAGTTGAAGGCGTAGTTTGTGTCCAAAACAGCAAAGAAGACCGCTTTCAACCCATGCCCATCATCGCCCGCACACCCGAAGAAATACTAGCAGCCAAAGTTAATAAACCTACACTATCCCCTAACCTATCCGTATTAGAACAGATAGAACAATCAGGAATGAAACGGTTATTAGTGATTGGAGTAGGTTGTCAAATCCAAGCATTACGCGCAGTAGAAAAAAAACTCGGCTTAGAAAAACTCTATGTACTCGGCACACCATGCGTAGATAACGTTACCCGCGCCGGACTGCAAAAATTCCTAGAAACTACTAGCCGTTCCCCCCAAACCGTCGTTAGTTACGAATTTATGCAAGACTTCCGGGTACATTTTAAACATGAAGACGGTTCAGAAGAAACAGTCCCCTTCTTCGGCTTAAAAACCAACGTCCTTAAAGACATCTTCGCCCCTTCCTGTATGAGTTGCTTCGATTACGTCAACTCCTTAGCCGATATAGTAGTCGGGTATATGGGCGCACCCTATAAGTGGCAATGGATAGTAGTCAGAAATGATACAGGCAAAGAAATGCTCGACCTGGTAAAAGACCAAATAGAAACCCAGCCAGTCATGTCCCAAGGAAACCGGAAACCCGCAGTACAACAAAGCATACCAGCTTACGACCAAGCAGTTACATTACCAATGTGGGCGGCTAAACTCATGGGAGTAGTCATAGATAAAATTGGCCCCAAAGGACTGGAATATGCGAGATTTTCCATAGATTCTCACTTTGCGAGAAATTATTTATATGTAAAGCGAAATCATCCTGAGAAATTAGCAGCGCACGTACCGGAATTTGCGAAGCAGATAGTCGCGCAGTATAAGTTACCAGATTGA
- a CDS encoding transposase → MIVLEYKVKGKQHQYDAVDEAIRTTQFIRNKAIRYWMDAPSNSKIDRFALNKYSTLLREEFSFVAELNSMAVQAAAERGWFSISRFYDNCKSKKSGKKGFPRFQKDCRSIEYKTSGWKLHKTKRRITFTDKKGIGELKLLGKWDIQSYNLKDIKRVRLIRRADGYYAQFCIGIDVVYIQPKTGEEIGLDVGIESFYTDSNGHHEPNLKFLRKAEKSIKHSQRRIYKKVKGSNCRKKARKLYAKKHLKVSRQRNEHAKKIARNVCRSKDLVAYEDLRVSNMVKNHCLAKSISDASWYLFRQWIEYFAVKFDKIAIAVPPHYTSQKCSSCGVIVKKSLSTRTHKCSCGSYLHRDANAAINILNLAKQARVGQTQSNATGVETTTLLGASLVEQVLTMNVESQCL, encoded by the coding sequence GTGATAGTTTTAGAATATAAAGTTAAAGGTAAACAACATCAATACGATGCAGTAGATGAGGCTATTCGGACTACCCAATTTATTCGCAATAAAGCGATTAGGTATTGGATGGATGCACCGAGTAATTCAAAAATTGATAGATTTGCTCTTAACAAATATTCCACTTTACTACGCGAAGAGTTTTCTTTTGTTGCCGAATTAAATTCAATGGCTGTACAAGCAGCCGCAGAGCGAGGATGGTTCTCTATATCTAGGTTTTACGACAACTGTAAATCCAAAAAATCTGGGAAGAAGGGGTTTCCTAGATTTCAAAAAGATTGCCGTTCAATTGAGTACAAAACGTCAGGCTGGAAGCTACATAAAACAAAGCGGCGTATCACTTTCACTGATAAAAAAGGAATTGGTGAACTTAAACTTTTGGGTAAGTGGGATATTCAATCTTATAATCTCAAAGATATTAAGCGAGTGCGTCTAATCCGTCGTGCTGACGGGTATTATGCACAGTTTTGTATCGGCATTGATGTAGTATATATTCAACCAAAAACAGGTGAGGAAATCGGTTTAGATGTAGGAATTGAGTCATTTTATACAGATTCTAATGGACATCACGAACCTAACCTTAAGTTTTTGAGAAAGGCTGAAAAATCAATTAAGCACTCTCAAAGACGGATTTACAAAAAAGTTAAAGGTTCTAACTGTAGAAAAAAAGCTAGAAAACTTTACGCCAAAAAACATTTAAAAGTAAGTAGGCAACGGAATGAACACGCTAAGAAAATAGCGCGTAACGTGTGCAGGTCTAAAGACCTAGTAGCCTATGAAGATTTACGTGTTTCAAACATGGTTAAAAATCATTGTTTAGCAAAATCAATTAGTGATGCTAGTTGGTATTTGTTCCGTCAATGGATAGAATATTTTGCTGTTAAATTTGACAAGATTGCTATAGCTGTACCGCCACATTACACTTCTCAAAAGTGTTCTAGTTGTGGCGTAATTGTCAAAAAATCTCTATCAACTCGTACACATAAATGTAGTTGTGGTTCGTATCTTCATAGAGATGCAAATGCAGCGATAAATATTCTCAATCTTGCAAAACAAGCTAGGGTCGGGCAGACCCAAAGTAACGCTACAGGAGTCGAAACCACTACTCTGCTTGGCGCAAGCCTGGTTGAGCAAGTTTTGACGATGAATGTAGAATCTCAGTGTCTTTAG
- a CDS encoding lecithin retinol acyltransferase family protein, producing MAEGDHIFASFYFNGLPITHHGIDCGNGTVIHYDGSKVCKVSKTEFAKGTKIRIKEYGQCDPDYLVVHRAEQRLYERNYNLFSNNCEHFAYYCKTGKHKSEQVNHIAAAGAEAVSGAFVGFAAKEVTKAAATAAVSSLNPISKALVNVGLKQAPKVVGRGAAGIAGAGGLVSGVVTDLIVGKILEDNEHLPHHKREARKKARQAGQVASVAGGIAGTVAAAAVGGTAAIAISAAAPAVLGIGIALGSYQLFKDSQK from the coding sequence ATGGCAGAAGGCGATCATATATTTGCTTCGTTCTATTTTAATGGCTTACCTATCACACATCATGGTATTGACTGTGGAAATGGTACTGTAATTCATTATGATGGAAGTAAAGTTTGTAAAGTTTCCAAAACTGAATTTGCAAAGGGAACAAAAATTCGGATCAAAGAATATGGACAATGCGACCCAGACTATCTTGTAGTCCATCGTGCTGAACAAAGGCTATATGAGAGAAATTACAATCTCTTTTCTAATAACTGTGAGCATTTTGCCTACTATTGCAAAACTGGGAAACACAAGAGTGAGCAAGTAAATCATATTGCAGCAGCAGGAGCAGAAGCAGTCTCAGGAGCATTTGTAGGTTTTGCTGCAAAAGAAGTAACTAAAGCAGCAGCTACAGCAGCAGTGAGTTCTTTAAATCCCATTTCAAAAGCTCTTGTTAATGTAGGACTCAAGCAAGCACCCAAAGTAGTCGGACGTGGCGCTGCTGGTATTGCAGGAGCAGGAGGTCTTGTCAGTGGTGTAGTTACTGATTTAATTGTAGGTAAAATCCTTGAAGATAATGAACATTTGCCACACCATAAACGTGAGGCTAGAAAAAAAGCTAGACAAGCAGGACAAGTGGCTTCAGTAGCAGGTGGTATTGCTGGAACAGTTGCAGCAGCAGCCGTAGGTGGTACTGCGGCTATCGCTATCAGTGCTGCTGCTCCAGCAGTTTTAGGAATAGGAATTGCACTTGGTAGTTATCAGTTATTTAAAGATAGTCAAAAATAG
- a CDS encoding XisI protein, with translation MDKLNYYRQCLREFLTQYASYGSQDQNMETQLIFDTENDHYLLLRTGWDKKRRIHSCIFHFDIKDGKIWLQENNTDIDVGDELEERGISKQEIVIGFHYPSLREYSQYAAS, from the coding sequence ATGGATAAACTAAATTACTATCGTCAATGTTTGCGAGAATTTCTGACTCAATACGCTAGTTACGGTTCACAAGATCAAAATATGGAAACTCAATTGATCTTTGATACTGAAAATGATCATTATCTTTTACTGCGAACTGGTTGGGATAAAAAACGGCGAATTCATTCCTGTATATTTCACTTTGATATCAAAGATGGAAAAATCTGGCTTCAGGAAAATAATACAGATATTGATGTTGGTGATGAATTAGAAGAAAGGGGAATCTCTAAACAAGAAATTGTTATTGGTTTTCATTATCCTTCACTTAGAGAATATTCTCAATATGCTGCTTCTTAA
- a CDS encoding glycosyltransferase family 4 protein — translation MEGKDIKLNSASASILTLGTGWFPKNPGGLERYIYELTHKLAASQDQVELCGVGLPVDAENTQIKLTNLADPDSKISSRLWSIRNNFKKTRLGKPDAINLHFALYSFPILDILPKGIPVTFNFHGPWASESQEEVVNKKFSVWLKEKLIEQSTYNRCDRFIVLSKAFGQILHQKYQIPWQKIHIIPGGVDINHFQNNLSRQEARIKLGWPTNRPILFTSRRLVHRMGIDKLLQAIAMIKTGIPDIWLAIAGRGHIQALLQQQARELGLENNVQFLGFLPENDLPVAYQAADLTVMPSQSFEGFGLAILESLACGTPVLCTPVGGMPEILQKFSPDLITETITLESIADKLAQVMLGKLPLPSREECRNYTIKNYDWTNIAQQVRQVLLT, via the coding sequence GTGGAAGGTAAAGATATAAAATTAAATTCAGCATCGGCATCTATTCTAACTTTGGGTACAGGTTGGTTTCCTAAAAATCCTGGAGGATTGGAACGGTATATTTATGAGCTAACTCATAAATTAGCAGCGTCTCAAGATCAAGTAGAATTATGTGGAGTGGGTTTACCAGTAGATGCTGAAAATACACAAATTAAGTTGACTAATTTAGCTGATCCAGATAGTAAAATTAGTTCTCGGCTCTGGTCAATTCGTAATAATTTTAAGAAAACAAGGTTAGGTAAACCTGATGCAATTAATCTCCATTTTGCATTATATAGTTTTCCAATTTTAGATATTTTGCCCAAAGGAATACCTGTTACTTTTAACTTTCATGGTCCCTGGGCTTCGGAAAGTCAGGAAGAGGTAGTTAATAAAAAATTTAGTGTTTGGTTAAAGGAAAAACTAATAGAACAAAGCACTTACAATCGCTGTGATCGCTTTATTGTTCTGAGTAAAGCTTTTGGTCAGATTTTACATCAAAAATATCAAATTCCCTGGCAAAAAATTCACATCATTCCTGGTGGCGTTGATATTAATCATTTTCAGAATAATTTATCCCGTCAAGAGGCCAGAATCAAACTAGGTTGGCCAACTAATCGGCCAATATTATTTACTTCCCGGCGCTTAGTTCATCGGATGGGAATTGATAAGCTATTACAAGCTATAGCAATGATTAAAACGGGAATTCCTGATATTTGGTTAGCTATAGCTGGTCGTGGTCATATTCAAGCTTTACTTCAACAACAAGCTAGAGAATTAGGTTTAGAAAATAATGTGCAATTTTTAGGTTTTTTACCGGAAAATGATTTACCAGTGGCTTATCAAGCGGCTGATTTAACTGTAATGCCGAGTCAATCTTTTGAAGGGTTTGGATTAGCTATTCTGGAATCTTTAGCCTGTGGGACTCCTGTTTTATGTACACCTGTGGGGGGAATGCCAGAAATTTTACAGAAATTTTCTCCAGATTTAATTACTGAGACAATTACTCTAGAAAGCATTGCTGATAAATTAGCACAAGTTATGTTAGGAAAACTGCCTTTACCTTCTAGGGAAGAATGTCGAAATTACACAATTAAAAATTATGATTGGACGAATATTGCTCAACAAGTTCGGCAAGTTCTCTTAACTTAA
- a CDS encoding glycosyltransferase — protein sequence MKILFLDQSGKPGGAELCLVDIAKPYGENALVGLFADGDFRKLLAENQIPVEVLTTQAIKVSKQSGLFQALGSLGQIIPLINQVVQRAKKYDLIYANTQKALVVGAIASFLARRPLVYHLHDILSLEHFSKTNLRVAVNLINRCATLVIANSQASKVAFLQAGGKPDLVQVVYNGFAAKKYEVDELAVRNLRDNLELEGKFVVGHFSRLSPWKGQHILIEALGQCPQDVVVILVGDALFGEQEYVQDLHEKVIALGLENRVKFLGFRADIPQLMAVCDLVAHTSTAPEPFGRVIIEAMLCGKPVVAAQAGGAIELVQDGINGFLVTPGKPQELARVINNCRQESVKTANIANNAKIIASQRFDVKIINQQIQELLKSIVLRSPTS from the coding sequence ATGAAAATTCTATTTTTAGATCAAAGTGGTAAACCTGGTGGGGCTGAATTGTGTTTAGTGGATATTGCTAAACCTTATGGTGAAAATGCCCTGGTTGGTTTATTCGCAGATGGTGATTTTCGGAAGTTACTGGCAGAAAATCAAATCCCTGTGGAGGTTTTGACAACTCAAGCTATTAAAGTTAGTAAACAAAGTGGTTTATTTCAAGCATTAGGCAGTTTAGGACAAATTATACCTTTAATTAATCAGGTAGTTCAACGGGCAAAAAAATATGATTTAATCTATGCCAATACTCAAAAAGCTTTAGTTGTGGGGGCAATAGCTAGTTTTTTAGCTCGTCGTCCTTTGGTTTATCATTTACATGATATTCTTTCACTAGAACATTTTAGTAAAACTAATTTGCGGGTTGCTGTTAATTTAATTAACCGTTGTGCTACTTTAGTAATTGCTAATTCTCAAGCTAGTAAAGTGGCATTTTTACAAGCTGGAGGAAAACCGGATCTAGTCCAGGTTGTTTATAATGGTTTTGCTGCAAAAAAATATGAAGTTGATGAATTAGCAGTGAGAAATTTAAGAGATAATTTAGAATTAGAAGGTAAATTCGTTGTTGGACATTTTAGCCGGCTTTCTCCTTGGAAAGGACAGCATATTTTGATTGAAGCTCTTGGCCAATGTCCGCAAGATGTGGTAGTAATTTTGGTAGGTGATGCTTTATTTGGTGAACAAGAATATGTTCAAGATCTACATGAAAAAGTAATTGCATTAGGGCTAGAAAATCGAGTCAAATTTTTAGGCTTTCGCGCGGATATTCCGCAATTAATGGCAGTTTGTGATTTGGTCGCCCATACTTCCACTGCACCTGAACCTTTTGGCAGGGTTATTATTGAAGCTATGCTGTGCGGTAAACCTGTGGTTGCGGCTCAAGCTGGTGGTGCAATAGAATTGGTGCAAGATGGGATTAATGGTTTTTTAGTCACACCTGGAAAACCTCAAGAGTTAGCACGGGTGATTAATAATTGTCGCCAAGAATCTGTAAAAACTGCGAATATTGCCAATAATGCGAAAATTATTGCTAGTCAACGTTTTGATGTCAAGATTATTAATCAGCAAATTCAAGAATTACTAAAATCAATAGTTTTAAGATCCCCGACTTCTTGA
- a CDS encoding ABC transporter ATP-binding protein, which translates to MAQVVLENVYKSFTSRSGEGAKTQQDGIEGVSVLRRINLTIADGEFMVLVGPSGCGKSTLLRLIAGLEVMTGGNISVGDCLINDLPPKARDIAMVFQNYALYPHMTVYDNIAFGLRRQFPDAEFGKKRLMQWGEDILVGLTKKLPGGLRYISPKERIVDERVQKVAGLLQIETLLNRLPKQLSGGQRQRVALGRAIARNPQVFLMDEPLSNLDAKLRAETRSQIVKLQHQLGTTTIYVTHDQTEAMTMGDRIAIMSEGKIQQVAAPLELYNRPANRFVAEFIGSPPMNFIPVEFHAPLLITHPNFRFTLPDIWGSALQQYDGQTLMLGIRPEHLSLGVPATKNLPVKVDLVENLGNDSFLSVKIADPDLQNVDGQPLQVRVPPDRFIKIDEQLWLSFVPDKLHFFDPKTELAIFPK; encoded by the coding sequence GTGGCACAAGTTGTATTAGAAAACGTTTATAAAAGTTTTACTTCCCGCAGCGGGGAAGGGGCAAAAACGCAGCAGGATGGGATAGAGGGTGTAAGTGTCTTGCGACGGATTAATTTAACCATTGCTGATGGTGAATTTATGGTGCTGGTGGGACCATCAGGTTGTGGTAAAAGTACCTTACTCAGGTTAATCGCTGGGTTAGAGGTGATGACTGGTGGTAATATTTCGGTAGGAGATTGCCTGATTAATGACTTACCACCTAAAGCTAGAGACATCGCTATGGTGTTTCAAAATTATGCTCTCTACCCCCACATGACTGTATATGACAACATCGCTTTTGGCTTACGTCGTCAGTTTCCCGATGCGGAATTTGGCAAAAAAAGACTAATGCAATGGGGCGAAGATATACTGGTGGGATTGACAAAAAAGTTACCCGGTGGATTGCGGTATATTTCTCCAAAAGAAAGAATTGTTGATGAACGAGTCCAAAAAGTTGCGGGTTTGTTGCAAATTGAAACTTTGTTAAATCGGTTACCCAAACAACTTTCCGGGGGACAAAGACAACGGGTAGCATTAGGAAGAGCGATCGCTCGTAATCCCCAAGTATTCTTAATGGATGAACCATTATCTAATTTAGATGCTAAGTTACGGGCTGAAACCCGTAGCCAAATTGTTAAATTGCAACATCAGTTGGGAACAACGACGATTTATGTTACCCATGATCAAACGGAAGCGATGACAATGGGCGATCGCATTGCTATCATGTCAGAGGGTAAAATTCAGCAAGTTGCAGCACCTTTAGAATTATATAACCGTCCTGCAAACCGCTTTGTTGCCGAATTTATCGGTTCTCCACCCATGAATTTTATCCCGGTGGAGTTTCACGCACCTTTATTAATAACGCATCCTAATTTTCGTTTTACCCTCCCAGATATTTGGGGAAGTGCGTTACAACAATACGACGGACAAACTTTAATGTTGGGTATTCGTCCAGAACACCTAAGTTTGGGTGTACCTGCTACTAAAAATCTACCAGTCAAAGTAGATTTAGTAGAAAATTTAGGAAATGACAGTTTTCTTTCTGTGAAAATTGCTGATCCAGACCTACAAAATGTAGACGGACAACCTTTGCAGGTCAGAGTTCCCCCAGATAGATTTATCAAGATAGATGAGCAACTTTGGTTATCATTTGTGCCTGATAAACTGCATTTTTTTGATCCCAAAACTGAGTTAGCAATATTTCCTAAATAA
- a CDS encoding class I SAM-dependent methyltransferase, with protein sequence MKEMEILKNLYAQDLETRKNWYSQVAEAYNKLRPRYPQEIIKGAVEVAQLDSNAQILELGCGPGNATLAFAQLGFSMICLEPSLAACNLARKNCAIYPQIKIQQTTFEEWEIEPGKFDAVLAATSFHWINPEFGNLKIAQSLKNDGALILLWNMTPQPEYEVYQSFQEVYQKYAPSLDRYEDIETQKEIVQALGQKAIDSGKFQNLVSEKVVCKVNYDIHDFLLLLSTYTPYLKLDIETRNCLFTELRKKIENNYGGNIQITYISAFQVAKKS encoded by the coding sequence ATGAAAGAAATGGAAATACTGAAAAACTTATATGCTCAAGATTTAGAAACTAGAAAAAACTGGTATTCCCAGGTAGCAGAAGCTTATAATAAACTCAGACCTCGCTATCCACAAGAAATTATTAAGGGTGCTGTAGAAGTAGCTCAACTTGATAGCAATGCTCAGATTTTAGAATTAGGTTGTGGTCCGGGAAATGCAACTTTAGCATTTGCTCAATTAGGTTTTTCTATGATTTGTCTAGAACCAAGTTTAGCTGCTTGTAATTTAGCTAGAAAAAATTGTGCAATTTATCCACAGATAAAAATTCAGCAAACTACCTTTGAAGAATGGGAAATAGAACCTGGGAAATTTGATGCTGTTTTAGCTGCAACCTCTTTCCATTGGATTAATCCTGAATTTGGTAATCTCAAAATTGCTCAATCTTTAAAAAATGATGGTGCTTTGATTTTACTTTGGAATATGACACCCCAACCAGAATATGAAGTATATCAAAGTTTTCAGGAAGTTTATCAAAAGTATGCACCATCATTAGATAGATATGAAGATATAGAAACCCAAAAAGAGATAGTTCAAGCTTTAGGACAAAAAGCTATTGACTCAGGTAAATTTCAAAATTTAGTTTCCGAAAAAGTTGTCTGTAAAGTTAATTATGATATTCATGATTTTTTACTACTTTTAAGTACCTACACACCTTACTTAAAATTAGATATAGAAACTAGAAATTGTTTATTTACAGAATTACGAAAGAAGATAGAAAATAACTATGGAGGTAATATTCAAATTACCTATATATCAGCTTTTCAAGTTGCTAAAAAATCTTAG
- a CDS encoding saccharopine dehydrogenase NADP-binding domain-containing protein has product MKNHVLILGGRGRIGSSVAEDLFKYTQAEITITGRSPQIENFSWGERGHFLVLDLADIDNLKKAISKSDLVIHCAGPFHYRDTQIIEICINEGVNYIDVSDHRSYTQKAMKLHTQAVNAGVTAIINAGIFPGISNSLVRQGVEKFDLPEKIHLSYLVSGSGGAGITVMRTTFLGLEHPFEAWINGKWQTIKPYTERENIDFPSPYCSKGVYWFDIPETFTIPTSFPLVKTVITKFGSVPDFYNHLTWIAANIFPKILMQKNKMIEFLSLISYRMTEITNIFTGVGVVVRVEITGKINNQTAVYCATLIHENTAIAAGLGVGSIAKLLLEDKLKHPGVLPVEAVLRTDLFKQNMQEREIEINSFLRFL; this is encoded by the coding sequence ATGAAAAATCATGTTTTAATTCTGGGAGGTAGAGGAAGAATCGGCAGTAGCGTTGCTGAGGATTTATTCAAATATACCCAAGCAGAAATTACTATTACTGGACGTTCCCCACAGATAGAGAATTTTTCTTGGGGAGAAAGAGGACATTTTTTAGTATTAGATTTAGCTGATATTGACAACCTCAAGAAAGCCATATCTAAATCTGATTTAGTCATTCATTGTGCAGGACCTTTTCACTATCGAGATACTCAAATTATAGAAATTTGTATTAATGAAGGTGTAAATTATATTGATGTGAGTGACCACCGTTCCTACACACAAAAAGCCATGAAATTGCATACTCAAGCCGTTAATGCTGGAGTAACTGCAATCATTAATGCGGGGATTTTCCCCGGTATCTCTAATAGTTTAGTTCGTCAAGGAGTCGAAAAATTTGACTTACCGGAAAAAATACATTTAAGTTATTTAGTTTCTGGTTCTGGTGGTGCAGGAATTACCGTCATGCGAACAACTTTTTTAGGACTAGAACACCCTTTTGAAGCTTGGATAAATGGTAAATGGCAGACAATTAAACCTTATACAGAAAGAGAAAATATTGACTTTCCCTCTCCATATTGTAGTAAAGGAGTTTACTGGTTTGATATCCCAGAAACCTTCACAATTCCAACTTCTTTCCCATTGGTGAAAACAGTAATTACCAAATTTGGCTCAGTTCCCGATTTTTATAATCATTTGACTTGGATAGCAGCCAATATTTTTCCTAAAATATTAATGCAGAAAAATAAGATGATTGAATTTTTATCTCTTATTAGTTACAGAATGACAGAAATTACAAATATATTTACTGGAGTTGGGGTAGTAGTTAGAGTAGAAATAACAGGAAAGATTAATAATCAAACAGCAGTTTATTGTGCAACTTTAATCCATGAAAATACAGCGATAGCGGCTGGTTTAGGCGTTGGTAGTATTGCTAAATTATTACTAGAAGATAAACTCAAACATCCTGGAGTTTTACCCGTAGAAGCAGTATTACGGACGGATTTATTTAAACAAAATATGCAAGAACGAGAAATTGAAATTAATTCTTTTCTCAGATTCCTTTAA
- the gcvH gene encoding glycine cleavage system protein GcvH: protein MSFEYPQDLRYLDSHEYVRLDGDIATIGISEFAVDQLGDIVFLELPEISDAINLGDKFGTVESVKAVEELKSPISGTVIERNESLINDPEQIADDPYRDGWLIKVRINDAAEIEDAMTADEYRALVEGE from the coding sequence ATGTCTTTTGAATATCCCCAGGATTTGCGCTACTTAGATTCTCATGAATATGTTCGTCTAGATGGCGACATTGCTACTATCGGTATTTCTGAATTTGCTGTTGATCAATTAGGTGATATTGTCTTTTTGGAATTGCCAGAAATTAGTGATGCTATTAATTTAGGAGACAAATTTGGCACAGTTGAATCAGTAAAAGCCGTAGAAGAACTGAAGTCACCAATCAGCGGTACAGTTATAGAAAGGAATGAATCCTTAATTAACGATCCTGAACAAATAGCTGATGATCCCTATCGTGACGGTTGGTTAATTAAGGTACGTATTAATGATGCTGCTGAAATAGAGGACGCTATGACAGCAGATGAATATCGGGCTTTGGTAGAGGGTGAATAA
- the gcvT gene encoding glycine cleavage system aminomethyltransferase GcvT, which yields MANQENITPSLARTPLYQMGVELKAKFTSFGGWEMPIQYSSITQEHHAVRNTAGMFDISHMGKFTLQGKNLISQLEYLVPSDLSRLQPGQAQYTVLLNPQGGIIDDIIIYYQSTDRNDTQKLVIIVNASTTDKDKTWLLAHLDPDVVQFQDLSQDKILIAVQGPTATNHLQSLVTSDLSPIKAFGHLETTIFGKHAFLARTGYTGEDGFEVMVDSSVGINLWQALYSVGVVPCGLGCRDTLRLEAAMALYGQDIDDSTTPLEAGLSWLVHLDTKGDFIGREVLTQQKAQGIPRKLVGLQTQGRNIARHGYSVLSSDKVVGEVTSGTLSPTLSYPIALAYVPTQLATLKQQLDVEIRGKAYPAVVVKRPFYRSKNRVTN from the coding sequence GTGGCTAATCAAGAAAATATTACCCCCTCTCTAGCGCGAACCCCTTTATATCAAATGGGTGTAGAACTCAAAGCCAAATTTACCAGCTTTGGAGGCTGGGAAATGCCCATACAATATAGCAGTATCACGCAAGAACACCATGCTGTGAGAAATACCGCTGGAATGTTCGATATTTCTCACATGGGCAAATTTACCCTTCAAGGTAAAAACCTGATTTCCCAACTTGAGTATTTAGTTCCTTCCGATTTGAGTCGTTTACAACCCGGACAAGCGCAATATACCGTCTTACTAAACCCTCAAGGCGGAATTATTGACGACATAATTATTTACTACCAAAGCACAGACAGAAATGATACGCAAAAGTTAGTAATTATTGTTAACGCTTCAACTACCGATAAAGATAAAACATGGCTACTAGCACATCTTGATCCTGATGTAGTCCAATTTCAAGACCTTTCACAGGATAAAATCTTAATTGCTGTTCAAGGACCAACAGCTACTAATCATCTCCAATCCTTAGTAACAAGTGATTTATCACCCATTAAGGCTTTCGGGCATTTAGAAACGACTATTTTCGGAAAACACGCATTCCTCGCCCGGACAGGGTACACTGGCGAAGATGGTTTTGAGGTGATGGTAGATTCATCAGTAGGGATAAACTTGTGGCAAGCCCTATATAGTGTTGGTGTTGTTCCTTGCGGACTTGGTTGTCGAGATACTTTGCGTTTAGAAGCTGCAATGGCACTTTATGGGCAAGATATTGACGATAGCACCACACCTCTAGAGGCTGGTTTAAGTTGGCTAGTACATTTAGATACTAAAGGTGATTTTATTGGTCGGGAAGTTTTAACACAGCAAAAAGCCCAGGGAATACCTCGTAAACTCGTAGGTTTACAAACACAAGGACGAAATATTGCCCGTCACGGCTACTCTGTATTATCATCAGATAAAGTTGTAGGAGAAGTAACAAGTGGTACTCTCTCACCTACACTTAGTTATCCCATAGCCTTAGCTTATGTTCCCACCCAGTTAGCAACCCTCAAGCAGCAGCTAGATGTGGAAATTCGCGGCAAAGCTTACCCCGCTGTAGTTGTGAAACGCCCATTTTATCGCTCTAAGAATCGTGTTACTAATTGA